In Kineococcus endophyticus, one genomic interval encodes:
- a CDS encoding PH-like domain-containing protein, translating to MKWIATILLILALLLLWRMMFMGYRGRALQQKKEFPRPLGSRDWKGLRDAVDGVYVSTTDAENALDRIAAHGLGTRSAVSMGFVAEGVGLLRQGARSFVIPTADIVGVGHGPGMVGKWMGREKGLVVLRWKLGERVVDTGIKPRHPAEGARFAEQVEELVRTKDQQKPTDGSGGAQ from the coding sequence GTGAAGTGGATCGCGACGATCCTGCTGATCCTGGCCCTGCTCCTGTTGTGGCGCATGATGTTCATGGGCTACCGGGGTCGGGCGCTGCAGCAGAAGAAGGAGTTCCCGCGGCCCCTGGGCAGCCGGGACTGGAAGGGTCTGCGCGACGCCGTCGACGGCGTCTACGTCTCCACGACGGACGCCGAGAACGCCCTCGACCGCATCGCGGCGCACGGGCTCGGCACGCGCAGCGCGGTCTCGATGGGTTTCGTCGCCGAGGGCGTGGGCCTGCTGCGGCAGGGCGCCCGCTCGTTCGTGATACCGACCGCCGACATCGTCGGCGTGGGGCACGGCCCGGGCATGGTCGGCAAGTGGATGGGACGGGAGAAGGGTCTCGTCGTGCTGCGCTGGAAGCTGGGCGAGCGCGTCGTGGACACAGGGATCAAACCGCGGCACCCCGCCGAGGGCGCCAGGTTCGCGGAGCAGGTGGAGGAACTCGTGCGCACGAAGGACCAGCAGAAGCCCACGGACGGTTCGGGAGGAGCCCAGTGA
- a CDS encoding aspartate carbamoyltransferase catalytic subunit: protein MRHLLSAADLDRDAAVHVLDVAEEMAATQRRVVKKLPTLRGRTVVNLFFEDSTRTRTSFEAAAKRLSADVINFSAKGSSVSKGESLKDTALTLEAMGADAVVVRHGSSGAPHRLAHAGWTRGAVVNAGDGTHEHPTQALLDAYTMRRHLRGGTGDLAGAKVVVVGDVLHSRVARSNVLLLHTLGAHVTLVAPPTLLPVGVEAWPCETSHDLDATLLRGEPDAVMMLRVQAERMDASKGSFFPSAREYSRRYGLGRERLGMLPDDTIVMHPGPMNRGLEISAEAADSVRSTIVEQVGNGVAVRMAVLYLLLAGELPGGDA, encoded by the coding sequence ATGCGCCACCTGCTGTCCGCGGCCGACCTGGACCGCGACGCCGCCGTGCACGTCCTGGACGTCGCCGAGGAGATGGCGGCCACCCAGCGCCGCGTCGTCAAGAAGCTGCCGACGCTGCGCGGGCGAACGGTCGTCAACCTCTTCTTCGAGGACTCCACCCGCACGAGGACGTCCTTCGAGGCCGCCGCCAAGCGGCTGAGCGCCGACGTCATCAACTTCTCGGCCAAGGGCTCGAGCGTCTCCAAGGGCGAGAGCCTGAAGGACACGGCGCTGACGCTGGAGGCCATGGGCGCCGACGCGGTCGTCGTCCGGCACGGCTCCTCCGGTGCGCCGCACCGCCTCGCGCACGCGGGCTGGACGCGCGGGGCCGTCGTCAACGCCGGGGACGGCACGCACGAGCACCCCACCCAGGCCCTGCTCGACGCGTACACGATGCGCCGCCACCTGCGCGGCGGCACCGGGGACCTCGCGGGCGCGAAGGTCGTCGTCGTGGGCGACGTGCTGCACTCGCGGGTCGCACGTTCCAACGTCCTCCTGCTGCACACCCTCGGCGCGCACGTCACGCTCGTCGCGCCGCCGACGCTGCTGCCCGTCGGCGTCGAAGCGTGGCCGTGCGAGACCTCGCACGACCTCGACGCGACGCTGCTGCGGGGCGAACCGGACGCGGTGATGATGCTGCGCGTGCAGGCCGAGCGGATGGACGCGTCGAAGGGGTCGTTCTTCCCCTCCGCGCGGGAGTACAGCCGCCGGTACGGCCTCGGGCGCGAGCGGCTCGGCATGCTCCCCGACGACACGATCGTCATGCACCCCGGCCCGATGAACCGCGGGCTGGAGATCTCCGCCGAGGCGGCCGACTCGGTGCGCTCCACCATCGTCGAGCAGGTCGGCAACGGCGTCGCCGTGCGGATGGCCGTCCTCTACCTGTTGCTGGCCGGCGAGCTCCCGGGAGGGGACGCGTGA
- the pyrR gene encoding bifunctional pyr operon transcriptional regulator/uracil phosphoribosyltransferase PyrR has product MNAVPERPDARVLLEAPDIARAVTRIAHELLETNKGPDDLVLLGIPTRGVPLARRLAARLAEVEGTTVPTGSLDVTMYRDDLRRHPTRALLPTELPAGGIDDKVVVLVDDVLYSGRTIRSALDALNDLGRPRAVRLAVLVDRGHRELPIRADHVGKNLPTSSSERVSVLLTELDGRDAVLITGGGN; this is encoded by the coding sequence GTGAACGCTGTCCCCGAACGGCCGGACGCCCGGGTGCTCCTGGAGGCTCCGGACATCGCCCGTGCCGTGACGCGCATCGCGCACGAGCTGCTCGAGACCAACAAGGGCCCGGACGACCTCGTCCTGCTCGGCATCCCGACGAGGGGAGTGCCGCTGGCCCGCCGGCTCGCGGCCCGCCTCGCCGAGGTCGAGGGGACGACCGTCCCGACGGGCTCGCTCGACGTGACCATGTACCGCGACGACCTGCGTCGGCACCCCACCCGCGCGCTGCTCCCGACGGAGCTGCCGGCCGGGGGCATCGACGACAAGGTCGTGGTCCTCGTCGACGACGTCCTGTACTCCGGGCGCACCATCCGCTCCGCGCTCGACGCGCTCAACGACCTGGGCCGGCCGCGCGCGGTGCGCCTCGCGGTCCTCGTCGACCGCGGCCACCGCGAGCTGCCGATCCGCGCCGACCACGTCGGCAAGAACCTGCCGACGTCGTCGTCCGAGCGGGTCAGCGTCCTGCTCACCGAGCTCGACGGCCGCGACGCCGTCCTCATCACCGGTGGGGGGAACTGA
- the carB gene encoding carbamoyl-phosphate synthase large subunit, producing MPRRSDLSSVLVIGSGPIVIGQAAEFDYSGTQACRVLKSEGLRVILVNSNPATIMTDPEMADATYVEPITPATVEAIIAKERPDAVLATLGGQTALNTAIALYENGALEKYGAELIGADVDAIKLGEDRLLFKGVVERCGAESARSHLCHSMDEVLTAAGDLGYPVVVRPSFTMGGLGSGFAYDEEDLRRIAGQGLHHSPVTEVLLEESILGWKEYELELMRDRADNVVVVCSIENFDPVGVHTGDSITVAPAMTLTDREFQRMRDIGIAVIREVGVDTGGCNIQFAVNPVDGRIIVIEMNPRVSRSSALASKATGFPIAKIAARLAVGYTLDEIPNDITSVTPASFEPTLDYVVVKVPRFAFEKFPAADPTLTTTMKSVGEAMALGRNFTEALQKALRSTEKRGAAFSWAGPVGDRADLLRRVEQPTDERIGLLMQAIRAGATPEELFAATKIDPWYLDQLFLLDEIAVEVRESDELTPELLRHAKRHGFSDAQIGELRHLHEDVVRGVRHALGIRPVFKTVDTCAAEFAASTPYHYSSYDTEDETQPREKPAIVILGSGPNRIGQGVEFDYSCVHASFALSEAGYETVMVNCNPETVSTDYDTSDRLYFEPLTLEDVLEVVHAEMRCGPVAGVVVQLGGQTPLGLAAKLEQAGVPIIGTSPAAIDLAEERGAFGRVLEKAGLVAPKHGTASSFPQAKAIAAEIGYPVLVRPSYVLGGRGMQIVYDEASLEQYMATATEVSAERPVLVDRFLDNGVEIDVDALFDGEEMYLGGIMEHIEEAGIHSGDSACVIPPVTLGASELERVRTATEAIARGVGVRGLLNVQFALAADILYVLEANPRASRTVPFVSKATGVPLAKAAARLMAGTPIRELRAQGLLPAHGDGGLLPAESPVSVKEAVLPFARFRTAQGVVVDSLLGPEMRSTGEVMGIDVDFPTAFGKSQTAAYGGLPTGGTAFISVADRDKRAMIFPIKRLADLGFTLVATEGTAQVLRRNGIASTVVRKLSEGTSEDGELTIVGRIAAGEIAMVVNTPSGDQARADGYEIRAAATSVGSPIITTIQELSAAVQAIEATLDAERHGEGLRVASLQEHTARLVGAWEGFRA from the coding sequence ATGCCCCGCCGTTCCGACCTCTCCTCGGTCCTCGTCATCGGGTCCGGCCCGATCGTCATCGGCCAGGCCGCCGAGTTCGACTACTCCGGCACCCAGGCCTGCCGCGTCCTGAAGTCCGAGGGTCTGCGCGTCATCCTCGTGAACTCCAACCCGGCCACGATCATGACCGACCCGGAGATGGCCGACGCGACCTACGTCGAACCCATCACCCCCGCCACGGTCGAGGCCATCATCGCCAAGGAGCGCCCCGACGCGGTCCTGGCGACCCTCGGCGGCCAGACCGCCCTGAACACCGCGATCGCGTTGTACGAGAACGGCGCCCTGGAGAAGTACGGCGCCGAGCTCATCGGCGCCGACGTCGACGCCATCAAGCTCGGCGAGGACCGACTGCTGTTCAAGGGCGTGGTCGAGCGCTGCGGCGCCGAGTCGGCCCGTTCGCACCTGTGCCACTCCATGGACGAGGTCCTCACCGCGGCCGGGGACCTGGGCTACCCGGTCGTCGTGCGCCCCAGCTTCACCATGGGCGGCCTCGGTTCCGGGTTCGCCTACGACGAGGAGGACCTGCGCCGCATCGCCGGCCAGGGCCTGCACCACTCCCCGGTCACCGAGGTGCTCCTGGAGGAGTCGATCCTCGGCTGGAAGGAGTACGAGCTCGAGCTCATGCGCGACCGCGCCGACAACGTCGTGGTCGTCTGCTCGATCGAGAACTTCGACCCGGTCGGGGTGCACACGGGCGACTCGATCACCGTCGCGCCCGCGATGACCCTCACCGACCGCGAGTTCCAGCGCATGCGGGACATCGGCATCGCCGTCATCCGCGAGGTCGGCGTCGACACCGGCGGCTGCAACATCCAGTTCGCCGTGAACCCCGTCGACGGCCGCATCATCGTCATCGAGATGAACCCGCGCGTCTCGCGGTCCTCGGCCCTGGCGTCGAAGGCGACGGGTTTCCCCATCGCCAAGATCGCGGCCCGGCTCGCCGTCGGCTACACCCTCGACGAGATCCCCAACGACATCACCTCGGTGACGCCGGCGAGCTTCGAGCCCACGCTCGACTACGTCGTCGTCAAGGTGCCGCGGTTCGCGTTCGAGAAGTTCCCGGCCGCCGACCCCACCCTCACCACGACGATGAAGAGCGTCGGGGAGGCCATGGCCCTGGGCCGCAACTTCACCGAGGCGCTGCAGAAGGCGTTGCGCAGCACCGAGAAGCGCGGTGCGGCGTTCAGCTGGGCCGGCCCCGTCGGGGACCGCGCGGACCTGCTGCGCCGCGTGGAGCAGCCGACCGACGAACGCATCGGCCTGCTCATGCAGGCCATCCGCGCCGGCGCGACGCCGGAGGAGCTGTTCGCGGCCACCAAGATCGACCCGTGGTACCTCGACCAGCTGTTCCTGCTCGACGAGATCGCCGTCGAGGTCCGCGAGAGCGACGAGCTGACGCCCGAGCTGCTGCGCCACGCCAAGCGGCACGGGTTCTCCGACGCGCAGATCGGCGAGCTGCGCCACCTGCACGAGGACGTCGTCCGCGGCGTCCGGCACGCGCTCGGCATCCGGCCCGTCTTCAAGACGGTCGACACGTGCGCGGCGGAGTTCGCGGCCAGCACGCCGTACCACTACTCCTCCTACGACACCGAGGACGAGACGCAGCCGCGCGAGAAGCCGGCGATCGTCATCCTCGGCTCCGGGCCGAACCGCATCGGGCAGGGCGTCGAGTTCGACTACTCCTGCGTCCACGCCAGCTTCGCCCTCTCCGAGGCCGGCTACGAGACCGTCATGGTCAACTGCAACCCTGAGACGGTCTCGACCGACTACGACACCTCCGACCGCCTGTACTTCGAGCCGCTGACGCTCGAGGACGTCCTGGAGGTCGTGCACGCCGAGATGCGCTGCGGCCCGGTCGCCGGCGTCGTCGTCCAGCTCGGCGGGCAGACGCCGCTGGGGCTGGCGGCCAAGCTGGAGCAGGCGGGCGTCCCGATCATCGGGACCTCGCCGGCCGCCATCGACCTCGCCGAGGAGCGCGGAGCGTTCGGCCGGGTGCTGGAGAAGGCGGGCCTCGTCGCCCCCAAGCACGGGACGGCCTCGAGCTTCCCGCAGGCCAAGGCGATCGCGGCGGAGATCGGGTACCCCGTGCTCGTCCGCCCGAGCTACGTCCTCGGCGGCCGTGGCATGCAGATCGTCTACGACGAGGCCTCCCTCGAGCAGTACATGGCGACGGCGACCGAGGTCTCCGCCGAGCGCCCGGTGCTCGTGGACCGGTTCCTGGACAACGGCGTCGAGATCGACGTCGACGCCCTGTTCGACGGCGAGGAGATGTACCTCGGCGGGATCATGGAGCACATCGAGGAGGCCGGGATCCACTCCGGGGACTCCGCGTGCGTCATCCCGCCGGTGACGCTCGGCGCCTCCGAGCTCGAACGCGTCCGCACGGCCACCGAGGCCATCGCCCGCGGCGTCGGGGTGCGGGGCCTGCTCAACGTCCAGTTCGCCCTGGCGGCCGACATCCTCTACGTCCTGGAGGCGAACCCGCGGGCCTCGCGGACCGTGCCGTTCGTGTCCAAGGCGACGGGCGTCCCGCTGGCCAAGGCCGCGGCGCGGCTCATGGCGGGCACCCCGATCCGTGAGCTGCGGGCGCAGGGGCTGCTGCCCGCGCACGGCGACGGCGGGCTGCTGCCCGCGGAGTCGCCCGTCTCCGTCAAGGAGGCGGTCCTGCCCTTCGCACGGTTCCGCACCGCGCAGGGCGTGGTCGTCGACTCGCTGCTGGGGCCGGAGATGCGGTCCACCGGTGAGGTCATGGGCATCGACGTCGACTTCCCGACGGCGTTCGGCAAGTCGCAGACCGCGGCGTACGGCGGTCTGCCCACCGGCGGCACGGCGTTCATCTCCGTCGCCGACCGCGACAAGCGCGCCATGATCTTCCCGATCAAGCGCCTGGCCGACCTCGGGTTCACGCTGGTGGCCACCGAAGGCACCGCGCAGGTGCTGCGGCGCAACGGCATCGCCAGCACCGTCGTGCGCAAGCTGTCCGAGGGCACCAGCGAGGACGGCGAGCTGACGATCGTCGGCCGCATCGCCGCCGGCGAGATCGCGATGGTCGTCAACACCCCCTCGGGCGACCAGGCCCGCGCGGACGGGTACGAGATCCGGGCGGCGGCGACGTCGGTCGGGTCCCCGATCATCACCACGATCCAGGAGCTCTCGGCGGCCGTGCAGGCGATCGAGGCCACCCTGGACGCCGAACGCCACGGCGAGGGGTTGCGGGTGGCGTCGCTGCAGGAGCACACCGCCCGGCTCGTGGGGGCCTGGGAGGGTTTCCGGGCATGA
- the pyrF gene encoding orotidine-5'-phosphate decarboxylase: MSGGEGPQRFGARLAEAVTAHGPLCAGIDPHTPLLAAWGLTDDADGVERFGRIVVEALAEHVACVKPQAAFFERHGSRGVAALERVVADARAAGLLTIVDAKRGDIGSTMAGYADAFVGDSPLAGDAVTVSPYLGFGSLRPLLDLAAQHGRGVFVLALTSNPEGAAVQHAVGADGRPVARAVAEAAAAENAGATPYGDVGLVVGATVGSAVSDLGIDLAAVNGPLLAPGVGAQGGTAEDLRQVFGDARRLVLAASSREVLAAGPSTTALRDAARRSADALTAALAG; encoded by the coding sequence ATGAGCGGCGGCGAGGGTCCTCAGCGGTTCGGGGCGCGGCTCGCGGAGGCGGTCACCGCGCACGGTCCGCTGTGCGCGGGGATCGACCCGCACACGCCGTTGCTCGCGGCGTGGGGCCTGACCGACGACGCGGACGGTGTGGAGCGGTTCGGCCGCATCGTCGTCGAGGCCCTCGCCGAGCACGTCGCCTGCGTCAAACCGCAGGCGGCGTTCTTCGAGCGGCACGGCTCGCGTGGGGTCGCCGCGCTCGAGCGGGTCGTCGCCGACGCCCGCGCCGCGGGGCTGCTGACCATCGTCGACGCCAAGCGCGGCGACATCGGCTCGACCATGGCGGGGTACGCCGACGCCTTCGTCGGCGACTCCCCACTCGCGGGGGACGCCGTGACCGTCTCGCCGTACCTCGGGTTCGGTTCGCTGCGTCCGCTGCTCGACCTCGCCGCGCAGCACGGGCGGGGCGTCTTCGTCCTCGCACTGACGTCGAACCCCGAGGGGGCCGCCGTCCAGCACGCCGTGGGCGCCGACGGACGCCCGGTGGCCCGTGCCGTCGCCGAGGCGGCCGCCGCCGAGAACGCGGGCGCGACCCCCTACGGGGACGTCGGGCTCGTCGTCGGGGCGACCGTGGGGTCCGCGGTCAGCGACCTCGGGATCGACCTGGCCGCCGTCAACGGGCCGCTGCTCGCGCCGGGGGTCGGTGCCCAGGGGGGCACCGCGGAGGACCTGCGGCAGGTCTTCGGCGACGCCCGCCGGCTCGTGCTCGCCGCCAGCTCACGGGAGGTGCTCGCCGCCGGTCCCTCGACGACGGCTCTGCGCGACGCCGCCCGTCGTTCGGCGGACGCGCTCACCGCAGCGCTCGCGGGGTGA
- the bldD gene encoding transcriptional regulator BldD, with protein sequence MASDYSRALGSRLRAIRTQQGLSLHGVEEKSEGRWKAVVVGSYERGDRAVTVQRLAELADFYGVPVSALLPEGAPQGSSEPPPRLVLDLERLQEVPAEKAGPLDRYAKTIQSQRGDYNGRVLSIRADDLRTLAVIYDVPATTLCDEFIAWGVLNADARRAVEHG encoded by the coding sequence ATGGCATCGGACTACTCCCGCGCACTCGGATCGCGTCTTCGCGCCATCCGTACCCAACAGGGGCTGTCCCTGCACGGCGTCGAAGAGAAGTCCGAGGGACGGTGGAAGGCCGTCGTCGTGGGCTCCTACGAACGCGGCGACCGTGCGGTGACCGTCCAGCGACTGGCTGAACTGGCGGACTTCTACGGGGTCCCCGTCTCCGCCCTGCTCCCCGAAGGCGCCCCGCAGGGCAGCTCCGAGCCGCCGCCGCGGCTCGTGCTCGACCTCGAGCGCCTCCAGGAGGTCCCCGCCGAGAAGGCCGGCCCCCTGGACCGCTACGCGAAGACCATCCAGTCCCAGCGCGGCGACTACAACGGCCGGGTCCTGTCGATCCGCGCCGACGACCTGCGCACCCTCGCCGTCATCTACGACGTCCCCGCGACGACGCTGTGCGACGAGTTCATCGCCTGGGGCGTGCTGAACGCCGACGCCCGCCGCGCCGTCGAGCACGGCTGA
- a CDS encoding dihydroorotase, which produces MKTLIQNVTVGGGQTDLLLADGVVAAVGPGLSADDATVLDATGLRALPGLVDLHTHLREPGREDAETVESGTRSAARGGYTSVFAMANTLPVADTAGVVEQVQRLGEEAGWVDVRPVGAVTVGLAGQQLAELGAMADSRAAVRVFSDDGHCVSDAVLMRRALEYVKAFDGVIAQHAEEPRLTEGAQMNEGTVSAVLGLRGWPSVAEEAVIARDVLLADHVGSRLHVCHLSTRGSVEIVRWAKQRGVQVTAEVTPHHLLLTDELVRGYDPVYKVNPPLRTQADVEAVREGLADGTIDIVATDHAPHPVEAKDCEWSAAAMGMTGLETALSVVQHTMVDTGLMGWDTLVDRMSSAPARIGRLAGHGLPLEVGNPANLVLVDPAARWTVDPAAMATAGRNSPFRGMELPGKVVATFLRGRPTVLDSELVTP; this is translated from the coding sequence GTGAAGACCCTGATCCAGAACGTCACGGTCGGGGGCGGGCAGACCGACCTCCTGCTCGCCGACGGGGTGGTGGCCGCCGTCGGACCGGGCCTGTCCGCCGACGACGCGACCGTCCTCGACGCGACGGGTCTGCGGGCCCTGCCCGGCCTCGTCGACCTGCACACCCACCTGCGCGAACCGGGCCGCGAGGACGCCGAGACCGTCGAGTCCGGCACCCGCAGCGCCGCCCGCGGCGGCTACACGTCGGTGTTCGCCATGGCCAACACCCTCCCCGTCGCCGACACCGCGGGTGTCGTCGAGCAGGTGCAGCGCCTGGGCGAGGAGGCCGGCTGGGTCGACGTCCGCCCGGTCGGGGCCGTCACGGTGGGCCTGGCCGGGCAGCAGCTCGCCGAGCTCGGCGCCATGGCCGACTCGCGCGCCGCCGTCCGCGTCTTCTCCGACGACGGGCACTGCGTCTCCGACGCCGTCCTCATGCGGCGCGCGCTGGAGTACGTCAAGGCCTTCGACGGCGTCATCGCCCAGCACGCCGAGGAACCTCGGCTGACCGAGGGTGCGCAGATGAACGAGGGCACGGTCTCTGCCGTCCTCGGCCTGCGCGGCTGGCCGAGCGTCGCGGAAGAGGCGGTCATCGCCCGCGACGTGCTGCTCGCCGACCACGTCGGCTCCCGGCTGCACGTCTGCCACCTGTCCACCCGGGGCTCGGTGGAGATCGTCCGCTGGGCCAAGCAGCGCGGTGTTCAGGTCACGGCCGAGGTCACGCCGCACCACCTGCTGCTCACCGACGAGCTGGTCCGCGGCTACGACCCGGTCTACAAGGTGAACCCGCCGCTGCGGACGCAGGCCGACGTCGAGGCTGTCCGCGAGGGGCTCGCCGACGGGACGATCGACATCGTCGCCACCGACCACGCCCCGCACCCGGTCGAGGCCAAGGACTGCGAGTGGTCCGCGGCGGCGATGGGGATGACCGGGCTGGAGACCGCGCTGAGCGTCGTGCAGCACACGATGGTCGACACCGGGCTGATGGGCTGGGACACGCTGGTGGACCGGATGTCGAGCGCCCCGGCGCGCATCGGCCGCCTGGCCGGGCACGGGCTGCCGCTGGAGGTCGGGAACCCCGCGAACCTGGTGCTCGTCGACCCCGCCGCGCGCTGGACGGTCGACCCCGCGGCGATGGCCACGGCCGGGCGGAACTCCCCGTTCCGCGGGATGGAACTGCCCGGGAAGGTCGTCGCGACGTTCCTGCGCGGCCGGCCCACGGTGCTCGACTCCGAGCTGGTGACGCCGTGA
- the carA gene encoding glutamine-hydrolyzing carbamoyl-phosphate synthase small subunit: MTTTTRRTPAVLVLEDGRTFTGEAYGRVGTTVGEAVFSTGMTGYQETLTDPSYHRQVVVMTAPHVGNTGYNDEDQESARIWVAGYVVRDPARVPSNWRSRRGLGEELDAQGVVGISGVDTRALTRHLRERGAMKVGVFSGEAATRPAADLLDEVRNAPDMEGTDLASLVSTDEQYVVPAVGERRFSVTAVDLGIKSMTPQRLAERGIEVTVVPSTATLEDVLTSGPDGGAPDGVFFSNGPGDPAAATHEIEVLQGVLERRIPFFGICYGNQLLGRALGYGTYKLKYGHRGINQPVMDLTTRKVEVTAHNHGFAVDGAAGEVRDTPYGRAEVSHVGLNDGVVEGLRCLDVPAFSVQYHPEAAAGPHDASYLFDRFVDLMQGTPAAQLVDDQGATDTTEPTVEKDA, translated from the coding sequence GTGACCACCACGACGCGCAGGACCCCCGCCGTCCTGGTCCTCGAAGACGGCCGCACCTTCACCGGCGAGGCGTACGGCCGCGTCGGCACCACGGTGGGCGAGGCCGTGTTCTCCACCGGCATGACCGGGTACCAGGAGACCCTCACCGACCCCAGCTACCACCGCCAGGTCGTCGTCATGACGGCCCCGCACGTCGGCAACACCGGCTACAACGACGAGGACCAGGAGTCGGCGCGCATCTGGGTCGCCGGGTACGTCGTGCGCGACCCCGCGCGGGTCCCGTCGAACTGGCGGTCGCGCCGGGGCCTCGGCGAGGAACTCGACGCGCAGGGCGTCGTCGGCATCTCCGGGGTCGACACCCGCGCCCTCACCCGGCACCTGCGCGAGCGCGGTGCGATGAAGGTCGGCGTGTTCTCCGGCGAGGCCGCCACCCGGCCGGCCGCCGACCTCCTCGATGAGGTTCGCAACGCCCCCGACATGGAGGGCACCGACCTCGCCTCCCTCGTCAGCACGGACGAGCAGTACGTCGTCCCGGCGGTGGGGGAGCGCCGGTTCTCCGTCACCGCCGTCGACCTCGGCATCAAGTCGATGACCCCGCAGCGCCTCGCCGAGCGCGGCATCGAAGTCACCGTCGTGCCCTCGACCGCCACGCTGGAGGACGTCCTCACCTCCGGCCCCGACGGCGGCGCCCCCGACGGCGTGTTCTTCTCCAACGGCCCGGGCGACCCGGCCGCGGCGACCCACGAGATCGAGGTCCTGCAGGGCGTGCTCGAACGCCGCATCCCGTTCTTCGGGATCTGCTACGGCAACCAGCTGCTCGGCCGCGCCCTCGGTTACGGCACCTACAAGCTCAAGTACGGCCACCGCGGGATCAACCAGCCCGTCATGGACCTGACGACCCGCAAGGTCGAGGTCACCGCCCACAACCACGGGTTCGCCGTCGACGGCGCCGCGGGGGAGGTCCGCGACACCCCCTACGGCCGCGCCGAGGTCAGCCACGTCGGGCTCAACGACGGCGTCGTGGAGGGGCTGCGCTGCCTCGACGTGCCGGCGTTCTCCGTGCAGTACCACCCCGAGGCGGCGGCCGGTCCGCACGACGCCTCGTACCTGTTCGACCGGTTCGTCGACCTCATGCAGGGCACGCCCGCCGCGCAGCTCGTCGACGACCAGGGCGCGACCGACACGACTGAGCCGACCGTAGAGAAGGACGCCTGA